A window from Leptospira meyeri encodes these proteins:
- a CDS encoding ribose-phosphate pyrophosphokinase, producing the protein MNPSEVVVFSGNANRPLAEEICKHLGIPNGQISVKRFSDGESSVKIEENVRGRDVFVVQSISYPANDSLMELLLIIDAARRASARRITAVIPYYGYGRQDRKVEPRVPISARMVADLIETVGPDRVLTMDLHADQIQGFFRIPVDHLYFSPVLAEYINSLGMEDLVIVSPDSGGAERARNFGKKVNGSLAIIDKRRPKANESVVMHVIGEIKDKNCLLLDDMIDTGGTIAKAATALYQNGAKSVLCCASHGVLSGEAPIKLNEGNFKQIVLSNSIAIPETKKINHLKTLSIAPLFAKAIERIHNEESISSLFS; encoded by the coding sequence ATGAATCCCAGCGAAGTAGTTGTATTTTCTGGAAATGCAAATAGACCTCTTGCCGAGGAAATCTGTAAACACCTGGGCATTCCGAACGGCCAAATCTCTGTAAAGAGATTCTCCGATGGAGAAAGTTCTGTAAAAATCGAAGAAAACGTTCGTGGCCGTGATGTGTTTGTGGTTCAATCCATAAGCTATCCCGCTAACGACAGCTTGATGGAGCTTTTGCTTATCATTGATGCTGCAAGAAGAGCCTCTGCTCGTCGCATTACCGCCGTTATTCCTTATTATGGATATGGACGCCAAGATAGAAAGGTAGAACCACGGGTTCCGATTTCTGCTCGTATGGTGGCCGATTTGATCGAAACTGTTGGTCCAGATCGTGTACTCACGATGGACTTACACGCAGACCAAATCCAAGGATTCTTTCGTATTCCTGTTGATCATTTGTATTTCTCACCAGTCCTTGCTGAGTACATCAACTCACTTGGTATGGAAGATTTAGTCATTGTTTCGCCAGACTCTGGTGGAGCAGAAAGAGCACGTAACTTTGGTAAAAAAGTAAACGGTTCTCTTGCAATCATTGACAAACGTAGACCAAAAGCTAACGAGTCTGTGGTGATGCATGTCATTGGTGAAATTAAAGATAAAAACTGTTTATTACTTGATGATATGATTGATACGGGGGGAACCATTGCGAAAGCAGCCACTGCCCTGTACCAAAATGGAGCAAAATCGGTATTATGTTGTGCATCACACGGAGTTCTTTCCGGAGAAGCGCCGATCAAATTGAATGAAGGAAACTTCAAACAAATTGTGCTCTCAAATTCTATCGCCATTCCGGAGACCAAAAAAATAAATCACTTGAAAACGCTCTCCATCGCCCCACTCTTTGCTAAAGCCATCGAGCGGATTCATAACGAAGAATCAATCTCTAGTCTGTTTTCATAA
- a CDS encoding 4-(cytidine 5'-diphospho)-2-C-methyl-D-erythritol kinase encodes MKFISPGKINIGLLVPYKREDGLHEIRSVFVPISLGDPMEIEIKTLSGGTNSEIHLISENHLQGYRYSKFEEVSERGDFTRNILYKAFQKLVTYLSHPVSISIHLQKYLPPEGGIGGGSSNAGSFLKELFPLTKLSTEEQISLAKSIGADVPFFLQTSACFVSGIGEVLEPISVAKGKGILAIPPFGLSTASMYAGLQKSLQKPYGSQVWKSLAEDLIRSLQVGDWAYLQNRLENEFEKIAFQTQPLLKELRLGFFESGAVYASLSGSGSCFYGIYPSDRERDEALRIVSNRFPDMEFRTFSF; translated from the coding sequence TTGAAATTTATTTCACCAGGAAAGATTAACATTGGTTTGCTCGTTCCATACAAAAGAGAAGATGGACTTCATGAAATCCGAAGTGTTTTTGTTCCCATTAGTTTGGGAGATCCGATGGAAATTGAAATCAAAACCTTATCCGGCGGAACAAACTCAGAGATCCACCTCATATCCGAAAACCACCTTCAGGGTTACCGATATTCAAAGTTTGAAGAAGTTTCAGAAAGGGGAGATTTTACGAGAAACATCCTCTACAAGGCCTTTCAAAAGTTAGTCACTTACCTTTCCCACCCTGTTTCCATATCCATTCACTTACAAAAGTACCTCCCTCCCGAGGGGGGAATTGGTGGAGGGAGTAGCAATGCAGGGTCTTTTTTAAAAGAACTATTCCCTTTGACAAAACTTTCCACAGAAGAGCAGATTTCCCTGGCGAAGTCCATTGGGGCCGATGTCCCTTTTTTCCTGCAAACTTCCGCTTGTTTTGTGAGTGGGATTGGTGAAGTGCTCGAACCCATCTCTGTTGCCAAAGGAAAAGGAATTTTGGCCATCCCTCCCTTCGGACTTTCTACAGCTTCTATGTACGCAGGCCTTCAAAAAAGTTTACAAAAACCCTATGGTTCCCAAGTATGGAAATCTCTGGCAGAGGATTTAATTCGAAGTCTTCAGGTCGGGGATTGGGCATACCTGCAAAACAGGCTTGAGAACGAGTTTGAAAAAATCGCTTTTCAGACCCAACCCTTACTAAAGGAATTGAGATTAGGGTTTTTTGAGTCGGGAGCAGTCTATGCTTCTTTATCGGGTTCGGGTTCTTGCTTTTACGGCATTTATCCTTCAGATAGAGAAAGAGACGAAGCCCTTCGCATTGTCTCCAATCGATTTCCCGATATGGAATTTCGAACGTTCTCTTTTTAG
- a CDS encoding sugar phosphate nucleotidyltransferase translates to MNLHNTVTAVILAAGKGTRMKSELPKVAVVLNESPLLIHVLRNIESAGIERKVVVVGYRKDIVTDIAKSFSGVEFAEQTEQLGTGHAVLSAETQLTPYTGYTIVACGDAPLISAKSFSELIELHKTNGYSATVLSAKMENPTGYGRIIRSADDGSLLRIVEEKDASPEEKVVNEVNTGTYCFNTEDLFGALKQIGNNNAQKEYYLTDVIKIFRTLGKKVGAKTLANALESHGINSPDDLALAKQYIDKGLVGV, encoded by the coding sequence ATGAACCTACATAATACTGTAACTGCTGTTATTTTGGCGGCGGGGAAAGGAACTCGAATGAAGAGTGAACTTCCCAAGGTTGCGGTTGTACTGAACGAATCTCCACTTTTAATTCACGTTCTTCGTAATATCGAATCCGCCGGCATCGAACGAAAAGTCGTCGTTGTTGGTTACCGCAAAGATATCGTTACCGATATCGCAAAATCATTCTCCGGTGTAGAATTTGCCGAACAAACTGAACAACTAGGAACAGGTCACGCTGTCCTTTCGGCAGAAACTCAATTAACACCTTACACTGGTTACACGATTGTTGCCTGCGGAGATGCTCCACTCATTTCCGCAAAATCTTTTTCTGAACTCATAGAACTTCATAAAACCAATGGATATTCTGCGACTGTTCTTTCCGCTAAAATGGAAAACCCAACAGGTTACGGTCGTATCATTCGTTCTGCTGATGACGGTAGCCTTTTACGCATTGTAGAAGAAAAAGATGCAAGTCCTGAAGAGAAAGTTGTAAATGAAGTGAACACTGGAACCTATTGTTTTAACACTGAAGATTTGTTCGGTGCCTTAAAACAAATTGGCAATAACAATGCTCAAAAAGAATATTACCTCACAGACGTGATCAAAATTTTTAGAACTTTGGGAAAAAAAGTCGGAGCAAAAACTTTGGCAAATGCGTTAGAAAGCCACGGTATCAATTCTCCTGATGATTTAGCTCTCGCAAAACAATATATAGATAAAGGGTTGGTTGGAGTATGA
- a CDS encoding WYL domain-containing protein, whose protein sequence is MNPSTARAASKLNLIRLLASHPEGLGLEEIQSVTGHKSIASLKKDLGELYMIEMYPYSPTDAVDLDFDGEKVKIRLPIAVDSALPLSPKEWSLLRSLLITDKNTEDSKVKKSILDKIDSVIPSGDWSPYQKTKETIIEAIGAKKTLTIVYWKRDTQEKETRTLAPWLLWEENDSYLLAYDLAKEGFRSFRLDYILDISITDTKYPTLPDTAGEFLEGFKQLFGADSENKENAKLWITDGASYHLGMKLNLTPTGNQKQIGESVYREFQSPIRDQNWFIQTILGYGNSILVSEPDEIKTSILLHLQSLAPSRQNLHPHP, encoded by the coding sequence ATGAATCCATCTACTGCTCGGGCCGCTTCCAAATTAAATTTAATCCGCCTTCTGGCTTCACATCCAGAAGGGCTTGGATTAGAAGAAATTCAAAGCGTAACTGGCCATAAATCAATCGCATCCCTCAAAAAAGATTTGGGTGAGTTGTATATGATTGAGATGTATCCTTATTCGCCCACTGATGCAGTAGATTTAGATTTTGATGGGGAGAAAGTAAAAATCAGACTCCCCATTGCTGTTGATTCTGCCTTACCACTTTCACCAAAAGAATGGTCACTCCTTCGTTCTCTTCTAATCACTGATAAAAACACCGAAGATTCTAAAGTTAAAAAATCCATTTTAGACAAAATTGATTCGGTCATTCCTTCAGGAGATTGGTCTCCCTACCAAAAAACAAAAGAAACCATTATCGAAGCCATTGGTGCCAAAAAAACACTAACTATTGTTTATTGGAAAAGAGATACCCAAGAAAAAGAAACAAGAACTTTGGCTCCTTGGTTGTTATGGGAAGAAAATGATTCTTATCTATTGGCTTATGATTTGGCAAAAGAAGGATTCAGGTCCTTCCGATTGGATTATATTTTAGACATTAGTATTACTGATACAAAATATCCAACCCTACCTGATACGGCCGGAGAATTTCTAGAAGGATTCAAACAATTGTTTGGTGCAGATTCCGAAAACAAAGAGAATGCAAAACTTTGGATCACGGATGGAGCCTCTTATCATTTAGGAATGAAACTAAACCTGACACCAACGGGAAACCAAAAACAAATTGGTGAATCAGTTTATAGAGAATTCCAATCACCGATCCGAGATCAAAACTGGTTCATCCAAACAATTCTTGGTTACGGTAATTCTATTCTTGTCTCGGAACCAGATGAAATCAAAACCTCCATTTTACTGCACTTGCAGTCGTTAGCTCCATCAAGACAAAATCTCCATCCACATCCATAG
- a CDS encoding 50S ribosomal protein L25/general stress protein Ctc gives MEKISIKAQTRTSKGKGPARRMRVEGLVPANIIGNGEARSASVVEKEIQRLIDSGIRKATLIDLELDGKTERVFVKEIQRFPHTGQIRHIDFFKVTPGKKILTTVAIKTTGVAKGSKAGGQFEHLVHEIKVKSTPEDLTDVITLDVAGLDIGMMIKVSEIPHPASWEILVNGDPIVASCSKTKAILAAERAEKAEADNKGKPAAKKAGKK, from the coding sequence ATGGAAAAAATCAGTATCAAAGCACAAACAAGAACTTCTAAAGGAAAAGGTCCTGCAAGAAGAATGCGTGTGGAAGGTTTAGTACCGGCAAACATCATCGGAAACGGTGAAGCAAGATCGGCAAGTGTTGTCGAAAAAGAAATCCAAAGACTCATCGACTCCGGAATCCGTAAGGCAACTCTCATCGACCTAGAACTTGATGGTAAAACAGAAAGAGTTTTCGTAAAAGAAATCCAAAGATTTCCACACACAGGTCAAATCCGTCACATCGACTTCTTTAAAGTGACTCCTGGTAAAAAAATCCTCACAACAGTTGCAATCAAAACTACTGGTGTTGCGAAAGGATCAAAAGCAGGTGGACAGTTCGAACATCTAGTTCATGAAATCAAAGTTAAATCTACTCCTGAAGACTTAACTGACGTAATCACTTTAGATGTAGCAGGTTTGGATATTGGAATGATGATCAAAGTTTCCGAAATTCCTCACCCAGCGTCCTGGGAAATCCTTGTGAATGGTGATCCGATTGTTGCTTCTTGTAGCAAAACTAAAGCGATCCTAGCTGCAGAACGTGCTGAAAAAGCAGAAGCAGACAACAAAGGGAAACCAGCAGCTAAAAAAGCTGGTAAAAAATAA
- the pth gene encoding aminoacyl-tRNA hydrolase has product MKLIVGLGNPGDKYNNNRSNIGFKILDVIANNIGIEIKTKKKKSLIGRGDFEGDEVVLLKPQTFSDLSGESVLYIASFLKIQVKDIVVIHEDVGLELGQIVVTKGGENDVNPGVNSVSVSLRSPNFIRIRIGVLNSSFNPKKREEFLREDFEPLENLSLIQIINDAEAAIRSISMGDIDEVIQKYHL; this is encoded by the coding sequence ATGAAGTTAATTGTGGGGCTGGGAAATCCTGGCGATAAATATAATAACAATCGATCTAACATTGGTTTCAAGATTCTAGATGTCATTGCGAACAACATTGGCATCGAAATCAAAACAAAGAAAAAGAAATCTCTCATCGGTCGTGGTGACTTTGAAGGGGACGAAGTGGTTTTGCTCAAACCACAAACCTTCAGCGACCTCTCTGGTGAGTCGGTTCTTTACATTGCCTCCTTTTTAAAAATCCAGGTAAAAGATATCGTTGTCATCCACGAGGATGTAGGCCTTGAGCTAGGCCAAATCGTGGTCACCAAAGGTGGGGAAAACGACGTCAACCCTGGGGTCAACTCGGTTTCTGTCTCATTACGGTCCCCGAATTTTATACGAATTCGGATCGGCGTTCTTAATTCGAGCTTCAATCCCAAAAAAAGAGAAGAATTTTTACGTGAAGATTTTGAGCCATTAGAGAACTTGAGTTTGATACAGATCATCAATGACGCCGAAGCGGCGATTCGTTCCATATCCATGGGGGATATTGACGAAGTGATTCAGAAATATCACCTTTGA